One genomic window of Arachis stenosperma cultivar V10309 chromosome 10, arast.V10309.gnm1.PFL2, whole genome shotgun sequence includes the following:
- the LOC130958091 gene encoding 2-oxoisovalerate dehydrogenase subunit alpha 2, mitochondrial isoform X3, whose protein sequence is MDSLWPIILSSEEVAVRMYSNMVTLQIMDTIFYEAQRQGRISFYATTIGEEAINIASAAALTRDDVIFPQYREPGPLLWRGFTLQEIAHQCFSNKYDNGKGRQMPIHYGSNKHNYFTVASTVATQVPHAVGAAYSLKMDKKDACSITYFGDGGSSEGDFHAALNFAAVMEAPVIFLCRNNGWAISTPTSDQFRSDGVVVKGQAYGVRSIRVDGNDALAIYNAVQAAREMAISEERPVLIEALTYRVGHHSTSDDSTKYRPANEIEWWRLARDPVARFRKWIERNGWWNDMAESELRNSMRQQLLHSIQVAENIEKPPIEDIFNDVYDVPPSNLREQEQWVKDTIKKHPLDYPENISA, encoded by the exons TGAGGAAGTTGCTGTAAGGATGTACAGTAACATGGTTACACTACAAATTATGGACACCATTTTCTATGAAGCGCAAAGGCAGGGCAGAATATCTTTTTATGCAACGACCATTGGAGAAGAGGCAATAAATATTGCATCAGCTGCAGCTCTTACTAGGGATGATGTTATTTTCCCTCAG TATAGGGAACCAGGACCCCTGTTATGGCGTGGTTTCACATTGCAAGAAATTGCACACCAGTGTTTTTCCAATAAATATGACAATGGAAAAGGACGGCAAATGCCAATACATTACGGGTCCAACAAGCATAATTACTTTACTGTAGCATCAACTGTTGC CACACAAGTTCCCCATGCTGTTGGAGCTGCATATTCCTTAAAGATGGACAAAAAAGATGCATGTTCTATCACTTACTTTGGTGATGGTGGCTCAAGTGAG GGAGATTTCCATGCTGCCTTAAATTTTGCAGCAGTTATGGAGGCGCCAGTTATTTTCCTATGCCGAAACAATGGATGGGCTATCAGCACCCCGACTTCGGATCAGTTTCGAA GTGATGGTGTTGTCGTGAAAGGACAGGCATATGGAGTCCGCAGCATTCGAGTAGATGGCAACGACGCCCTGGCCATTTATAATGCTGTTCAAGCTGCTCGTGAAATGGCAATCAGTGAAGAGAGACCAGTTCTAATAGAA GCTCTTACATATAGAGTAGGGCACCATTCGACATCGGATGACTCCACCAAGTATCGTCCAGCCAATGAGATTGAATGGTGGAGGCTCGCTCGAGATCCGGTGGCTAGGTTTAGAAAGTGGATAGAAAGGAATGGTTGGTGGAATGACATGGCTGAATCAGAGCTTAGGAACAGTATGAGACAGCAG CTTCTGCATTCAATTCAAGTGGCAGAGAATATAGAGAAGCCTCCAATTGAAGATATATTTAACGACGTTTATGATGTGCCTCCGTCCAATCTTCGTGAGCAGGAGCAATGGGTCAAAGATACCATAAAAAAGCATCCGTTAGATTACCCAGAGAATATTTCTGCATAG